The DNA region ACAGACCCACAGCTGCATCCTGACCAGGGCCTGTGGTTTTGTCGTTGCAGAGGAACGTGACCCCACTGTGCGTCTTCTGGCAGGAGGACACCTCTGGTGAGTGCCCCTGGGAGTGAAGTCAGGCCCTTTTTGCAAGGTACCACAGCCCCACCAGCAGGGTGAAGGTTGCTCTGCACCTCCCTTCCTTGCTCCATTTCCGTAAGCCATTCCCACAGGGCTgatgtcatttttttccctccagagcTAACCTAAGAGCCTTCCCCTTCCCTAGGGATGGCTCCTGTGCTGAAGGGGCTATTTTGAGTATGTGTGCTTGGCCCGGGACAAGCTGGGACCCCCCGCTCTTGTTCTTCCCCTTTCCATGGACAGCTTGCCCTGAAGATGCTTTAGGCCATGGCAGATGTTCCTGCTGCTCACCATGCTCTCCCTTTCTCTTGCGCAGCCAGttctgggagctgggacagctATGGGTGTACCACAGTGACAGGGAGCAGCCAGACAGAGTGCAGGTGCAACCACCTCACCTACTTTGCTGTGCTCATGGTGGGTAGCACCTTCCCTCAGATCCCTCACTTAATTCCCAGTGGTGCTCTTCCTCACCatctctctttcctcctcctcctcaggttTCCTCTCCAGAGATCACCTCTGTGCACAGGAATTACCTGAGTATCATAACCGATGTTGGCTGCCTGATCTCGGCTTTGGCATCCGTTTGcaccattttcttcctctactTCAGGTACAGTCTGATGGTTCACCCCACGCTCCCTGTCTGCATCCTGTCCCTGGCCATGAACCCCTGGGTGGGCACAAGCTCTCCAAGCAGTTGGTGGCCTGGATAGAAGCATCATGAAGGAGCCTTGTTTGAAGAAAGCAGAGTTCTCCTGTCCAGGATCCACCCTCTCTGCCAGGCCTCCTGCAGGGTGCTCAGAAATACCAGCTCAGAAATACCAGCTCTTTTCAATGCAGGGATGCTCAGAAATACCAACTCTTTTCAATGATTTTGGAGAATCTTCTTGATTGTTATGGATGCAGCAAGCAGAAGTCTGCAAAGATCTTTTCAAGGACCTGGAGGAGAACATGAGTGTCTTCTCCTGAGTCATGTCACTGGTCCTAAGTGGATGATTCAGACCTGAaatcttagaatcatagaaatatagaatggtttgggttggaagggactgaaAGATCATTCATTTCCaagccccctgccctgggcagggacacattccactacaccaggttgctcagaactcCATgcaacttggccttgaacaattccagggatggggcatccacaacttctctgggcaacctgggccggggcctcaccaccctcacagggaagaatttcttctgaatatCTAAACTAAACCTGCCCTCAGactgaagccattcccccttgtcctgccaatccatgcccttgtccaaagtccttttccagctctctttaggcactggaaagTGCtttaaggtctccctggagctttctccaggctgcacaagCCAAACTCACTCAGCCTGCCTCCACAGGAAAAGTGCTTCAGCCCTTTGAGCACTTCAATGCAGGGtcagctgcaggggctggattTGCACGTGGGATGGGTGGTCTCTCAGTGGGGTCGGTCTCTCagtccctggcactgccaaagAGTCTCCTTGCTCTTCTGCTGGGGCAAggtgccctgtgcagggctgtggggtgttGTGGGCACCACTGGTGCTGGCCAGGCACGGTGGCGAGTTCTGCTCCCTTTGATTCTCCAGAAGCAAACAGCGAGACCAGATCACGAGCATGCACATCCACATGAACCTGCTGGCTGCCATCTTCCTCCTGGACGTCACCTTCCTCATATCTGAGCACTTGGCTGCCAGCAACAGCGAGGCCATCTGCAGAGCCGGGGGGCTGTTTCTGCACTTCTCACTCCTGAGCTGCCTCACCTGGATGGGCATTGAGGGCTACAACCTCTACCGGCTTGTGATCGAAGTCTTCAACGCCTACCACGACCACTTCCTCCTCAAGCTCTGCCTGGTTGGCTGGGGTGAGCTTGGGGGAGGCAGAGGCACCCTGAGGGTGGAGGGGCACTCGGGTAGGACTTTCCCACTGGATGCAATGCCTGGATGGGGACGGAGACACAGCTGTGAGGGAGCAGATGTCTGTCAAGAACCTTGGTGGAGGAGGAGACTTGAAGGCTGAGAGCAGAAGCTGGTGCTAAAGCAAGGGTGGGTCATCCTGGGGGGTCACCCAGCCAGGAACATCTGTGAGAGCCACTACTGGGGATCTTTAAATAGCAATAGGattctttctttctggaagaaaacctccagggcagcccagggctggatgcaggaAGCGCCCGTGCTTCTCTGCCATGCTCTGGGCTGAGGTCATGGCAGGGAGATCTTGTGATCCTTTATGGCCAAAGCTCCACATCCCTGGGAGGTGCCCAGCCGGGGTCAGCGCTgcactgctccctcccagcctggggctgaTGCCACGTGCCTTTGCTGTGTGTCCCACCCCTGGTTTCCCTTTGGGAGGGAGGATGTttgcctgtgctctgtgcagggagaaAGGGCCAACAAGTCCTTCCAGAAGGTCCAAAGGCCAGGGAGTAGGGCAGCCACTTCACTCTGCTCTTTCCACCCAGGGCTGCCTTTCTTCTGCGTGATGACAATCCTGCTGGCTAGCTGGACGAACTACGGCCCCgtctccattcccatctccGAATCCATTGACGGCAGAACCACCAACGCTACCATGTAAGTCATGGCCTGTGGGTTACCTGGGCTCTGGTCGTAGGTAAAGTCAGCTGGCTAAACCTTCACCATGGCCTGGGGCTTTTCTGGGCTTTTGTGCCCTccctgggtgctgggctggcaccaCACTTCTGTgcttctcccagcccctcctcatgACCCCGTGGGAGGACACAGTGTAACCCTCTgccctttcttctccctccagGTGCTGGATCACGAGCCCACTGATCCATAACTCCGTGAACCTGGGTTTCTTCAGCCTGGTGTTCCTCTTTAACTCGGTCATGCTGGGGGCCATGGTACGGGAGATCCTCCGGCAGAACAAAAATGGTCACAAGCTCAAGCACGTCCTGGCCCTCTTTGGGCTGAGCATCCTGCTGGGCATCCCCTGGGCACTGATCTTCTTCTCCTTCACCTCCGGTGTGTTCTCCCTTGTCTCCCTCTACATCTTCACCATCATCAACTCCCTCCAAGGTGAGCCTGTGACTCTGGGCTCCTCTAAAGAGCACCAGGATTTTCACGGGGTGTTGGTGGGGTGGTGACGGTGTGCAGGATGAGCTCTGGCCGGCTGGGTGGCTCGCTCTCAGCTGTGGTTTGTCCCTCAAGGGGGGCTCACCCATGcttcctctcccctctgccaggtttcctcatcttcctctggTACTGGACCATGGTGCTGCAGGCGAGGAAGTCCCCTgactctcagagcagctctgacagtgccaagctgcagcccagcagcagctgagccccgTGGTGCCTGTGCCGTGCCAGAGCTCCTCATGCCAAGGACGGCCACAAGAAAGGACCACACCATCTGCATTTGCCCTGTAGCACCACAAGGAACCCAGGGACCCACAGTGGGGCCAGCCACCCccctctctgctggctcctCCTCAATTGTCTCATCCTGACTGGCTTGGCACCCTTGGGgcaagagggagggaaggagggagggagggatgcttACTTGGGCAGTGGGGGCTGTAAAAAGTGGAAGGGGCAGGGACAAGGTCCCCAGTGCCTTTGGATGTCCTCCCACATCCTGAGGCCAGGAGTGGTGGGTGGGAAAGGCTCAGTTTTCAGCCCTTGCTGATGGTCACCATGAGGGTCCTTCCCCAGGGAAGACAGAATGACTCTGCCCCTGCCGCACTCTCAGGCAGCTGAAATAAtctatttttgttattttggtgAATGTCTATTTTTGGGTGATGTAGGAGTTCAGTGAGCATGCCTGCACACCAGATTTGTGCCCATTAAAGTGTTTTTCTCAGAGTGTGGCTCACTGGGGTCTCTGCTTGGTGCGTTGGTGGGCTCTCCGATGGGATCCATCTCTCATCTGGGTTGTCCCATTTCTGGGGCAGGACCCAGCATTTCACCCTGTAGGATCCTGCTGAGGACAGTGGGACTGATAATggtgctcctggcagagcactGGCTGCCTGGTGCCATTGGGGTTGGGGTTATGGAGGGAGGTGCCATGGCTTGGGAAGTCTCCAGGGACTGTCACTCCCCAGCAGAAAGGGAAGCTGGTGGAGGACAAGGATCGGAAGAGGGAGACACCAAAGGATGGGAATCATCCCCTCAGTGGCTGTGGGGCCAGGCAGAAtctggctgtcctggctgtgcctcttGCAAACACAGCACCCCATTTCCCAGCCCACCATCCCCCTTCCAGCCGGTTGCGGATCATCCCCCTccacccagctggggcaggggccCCTTGCCAGGAAGGGCATGTTCCATCCTGGAGGCTTGTGGTGGTGCCCAGTTTAGCATGAGGATGCTCCAGCATTTTCTGGGCTGGTTAGGGCTATCAGCCCCTCGGCAGGAGTgtggggagaaagggaaggcaAGAAGCCCTGGCTGGTCACGGGAAGGAGCCCGCGGAAAGGCTGCGGCTCTGGCAGTTGGTGCCGTTGCTGTGAGCTGGGATAGGAGGTCACTGGCCAGCCCACAGGAAAGCGTGAGGAGTTCCCATAAGGGAAATGAGGAACGGCTCTTGCCTCAGAAGTGGCCACAAGCCCTGGGGGAacctggggaggagcagagctgctgggacaagGGGAGCAGAGTGTGGTGGGATGgccaggggcagccagcagaCCCCACGAAGTGGCATGAACTTGTTCCTGGgcactgtcctgctgctcctgctgctgccgggTGAGTGGCGTCCTTAGCACAGGGGGTGCATGGGCTTTGTGGGAATCTTTTCCCATGGGAAGGTGTTCACCAAAAGACCAAGTGGGGATTTCATCTTGAAACGTGGACAGGCCAGAGGGGAGCATCCCCACTGGGATGTGGAGACGTGAGCAGAGTTGGGGGCTTCGTTGCTGGGGGCTTTTTTAAAACTTGGGATCAGCAGTCCAGGGTCTCCTTTGTGAGCCCCTCTGGCAGGATGGACACAGTGGTTTTGCCCTCACCAGCTCCCATTGCTGTCCAGGTGTTTTTGAAGCCCTCGTAACTGCAGGACTGTTCCTTTAAAACCTGGCGGCTGCCAGAttctcctgccttctcccatTTCCCTCTGGACAGAGGAAGGGCTGACCCTAGATTTTGGTGTTTCCCCCCCCTTTCTCGATATCCCCCTCTTCCAGATGTTGCCAAAGGACAGGACAGCTGTTCCGGTGAGTGTCCCCTCCCATTCCTCCCCttgctcccagtgcccagccagtGCTGTGGTGCCCAGTGGTCACCTGCTCCCCCCTCCGCAGAGCTGCCTCGGGGTGATGAGCACCATGAGTGCTGCAGCGTGGtggtggagcagcagagcccgggCAGCAGCACCCGCACGCTCCACCTGTCCCGGCACTGCCCGGAGCTCTGGCGCTCGGGGAGCCGCGCCTGTGCCTGCCTGAGGGAGCGCTGGCTCAGGTAGGGCAGGGTTTGTGGGCTCAGTGACAGGGTTTGTGGGCTCAGTCCCCGCGTCcccctgtcccacagccccctggtcccacaggctgctgcagcaggggcgGCAGAGTTGGCTGGCTGGGCTCAAGACGCTGCTCCTCAACGTCA from Motacilla alba alba isolate MOTALB_02 chromosome 11, Motacilla_alba_V1.0_pri, whole genome shotgun sequence includes:
- the LOC119705672 gene encoding adhesion G-protein coupled receptor G1-like encodes the protein MKVLFLLLLSLLQGGGANAHREEDFRFCGDRNQTQESSAIYEHGPATISIENTAQALIIKRPFLPSRRNSYYKYRLPPTLGRYRFCIYWFESNRTLQLVYGKQTIPLGGDTSRSIPWGQETQKSERTRAFIFNVSYIIKGGKNTSLDANATYFFPASPESMPVWEQDVEEQLAALDSLIAQPLAAAPGATEQQRLRRKLGELEEMLAKVELEGQNQTFGEATVHATVLRVQPSRAPQHLTFPSQREESGEVQGFTVALPSSLFMMVTEREEVVEHRVLVMDISRQTMFQDENSSHVLGDKVVSISLVDTVVANLSDPVVLTFFHDQLPRNVTPLCVFWQEDTSASSGSWDSYGCTTVTGSSQTECRCNHLTYFAVLMVSSPEITSVHRNYLSIITDVGCLISALASVCTIFFLYFRSKQRDQITSMHIHMNLLAAIFLLDVTFLISEHLAASNSEAICRAGGLFLHFSLLSCLTWMGIEGYNLYRLVIEVFNAYHDHFLLKLCLVGWGLPFFCVMTILLASWTNYGPVSIPISESIDGRTTNATMCWITSPLIHNSVNLGFFSLVFLFNSVMLGAMVREILRQNKNGHKLKHVLALFGLSILLGIPWALIFFSFTSGVFSLVSLYIFTIINSLQGFLIFLWYWTMVLQARKSPDSQSSSDSAKLQPSSS